A single window of Micromonas commoda chromosome 6, complete sequence DNA harbors:
- a CDS encoding predicted protein, producing the protein MGVELGVSGVNVATAAAEASKQAKGGPKMATGERLSMCGQYVISRRGEWRSVPEEQRVSTRCAFDAAEPDTRRAPTGEARR; encoded by the coding sequence ATGGgggtcgagctcggcgtctccggcgttaacgtcgcgaccgccgccgcggaggcatCCAAGCAAGCGAAAGGGGGACCGAAgatggcgacgggggagAGACTGAGCATGTGCGGACAGTACGTCATATCGAGGAGGGGCGAGTGGAGGTCGGTGCCCGAGGAGCAGCGGGTctcgacgcgatgcgcgtttgacgccgccgagcccgacacccgccgcgcgccaacggGTGaggcgcgacgatga
- a CDS encoding mitochondrial carrier family (deoxynucleotide) produces MAWGTFGASPGAPPNPGFAGASSREAGGIRRARRLAVLGTAAGLASGLGIQRRAAHAKMGPGGTGGGTGSDGQGKRPAVGAFTHAMAGAFAGGVSRVAVAPLDVVKIRMQVQVEPVLNGVAGGKYRGIVQCATTILKEEGARGLWAGTVPALFLWVPYTAIQFASLGEFRRRAREAGRDPTAPPWAFLGGAIAGASATVCTYPFDVMRTVLAAQGSPRVYHSLAQAATGIVRDRGVAGLYAGCGVTLIEIIPASAIQFGAYAALRNLATRGGVYGDDGEIESNRGGGGERKKMDEAGERRIDPATNAACGFGAGTVARLIIHPLDVVKKRFQVAGLARSLRYGERVAPAAYANFASAVGAILKKEGVAGFYKGLLPGVIKSAPASAITFAVYEATMVALSAMNAGER; encoded by the coding sequence ATGGCGTGGGGCACCTTCGGGGCATcgccgggagcgccgccgaacccggGTTTCGCGGGCGCATCCTCCCGGGAGGCGGGCGGGAtccgccgagcccgacggCTGGCGGTGctgggcaccgccgcggggctcgcgtCGGGGCTCGGGATCCAGCGCAGGGCCGCGCACGCCAAGATGGGGcccggcggcaccggcggcggcaccggatCCGATGGACAGGGTAAGcgacccgccgtcggcgccttcacgcacgcgatggccggcgcgttcgccgggggagtctcgcgcgtcgccgtcgccccgctcgacgtcgtcaagaTCCGCATGCAGGTGCAGGTGGAGCCCGTGCtgaacggcgtcgcggggggcaaGTACAGGGGCATCGTGCAGTGCGCGACGACCATCTtgaaggaggagggcgctcgcgggctgTGGGCCGGCACCGTTCCCGCGCTCTTCCTGTGGGTGCCCTACACCGCCATCCAATTCGCGTCGCTGGGCGAGTTCCgcaggcgagcgcgcgaggcgggacgcgacccgaccgcgccgccgtgggccttcctcggcggcgccatcgcgggcgcgtccgccaccgtGTGCACGTACCCGTTCGACGTCATGCGCaccgtgctcgcggcgcagggctCCCCGAGGGTGTACCATTCGCTGGCGCAGGCGGCCACCGGCATCGTTCGAGAtaggggcgtcgccgggctgTACGCCGGGTGCGGCGTGACCCTCATCGAAATCAtacccgcgtccgccatACAGTTCGGCGCCTACGCGGCGCTGAGGAAcctggcgacgcgcggtggcgtctACGGGGACGATGGGGAAATCGAATCGaaccggggcggcgggggcgagcggAAAAAGATGGACGAAGCGGGCGAACGGAGGATCGATCCGGCGACCAACGCGGCGtgcggcttcggcgccgggaccgtcgcgcggctcATCATCCACCCACTGGACGTGGTGAAGAAGCGGTTCCAGGTGGCGGGGTTGGCGAGGAGCCTGAGGTACGGCGAAcgcgtggcgcccgcggcgtacgcgaatttcgcgagcgcggtcggCGCAATCCTGAAAAAGGAGGGAGTCGCGGGCTTTTACAAGGGTCTGCTCCCCGGGGTGATCaagtcggcgccggcgtccgcgatcaCGTTCGCGGTGTACGAGGCGACGATGGTGGCGCTgtcggcgatgaacgcgggTGAGCGATGA
- a CDS encoding predicted protein, with protein sequence MASAAAVVRASTAAGPSSRIVAAPRPRGSIHRGTSCSPRPRRRRTRPDGASSSAGAVMGDGWDARLADAFRDCPETRALVTCDLVALRSCELCPELPMWLLNDGDDVLALWERTESFAAASSGGGLCPPYWAVPWVGGQGVARYILDNPEVVRGRSVLDVGSGCGVAALAAARAGAARVCANDIDPLAAVAFLANADACGLSNGPCTLETSHEDLLRAPISRIRAYDVVMAGDVCFVKGLAEAFQSWLSAVAEDDGYGCVGAGGGRTVLLGDPARQTRWAPTAGWAVGARRAAEYEVVTAATSALTEGAAARMTTVWRVDRPVV encoded by the coding sequence atggcctccgccgccgccgtcgttcgcgcgtcgaccgcggcgggaccgtcgtcgcgcatcgtcgcggcgccgcgaccgcgcggatcTATCCATCGCGGAACGTCGTGttcgccgcgaccccgccgaaGGAGGACCCGACCcgacggggcgtcgtcctccgcgggcgcggtgatgGGCGACGGCTgggacgcgcggctcgcggacgccttCAGGGACTGCCccgagacccgcgcgctgGTGACGTGCGACCTGGTGGCCCTGCGATCGTGCGAGCTGTGCCCGGAGCTGCCCATGTGGCTGCtcaacgacggcgacgacgtgctcgcgctgTGGGAGCGCACCGaatccttcgcggcggcgtcgagcggaGGTGGACTGTGCCCGCCGTACTGGGCGGTGCCGTGGGTCGGGGGTCAGGGAGTCGCGAGGTACATCCTAGACAACCCGGAGGTGGTCCGCGGTCGGTCCGTGCTGGACGTCGGCAGCGGatgcggcgtcgcggcgctcgccgcggccagaGCCGGCGCGGCCAGGGTCTGCGCCAACGACATAGACCCGCTCGCAGCGgtcgccttcctcgcgaacgccgacgcgtgcgggCTCTCGAACGGGCCGTGTACGCTGGAGACGTCGCACGAagacctcctccgcgctccaATCTCGCGGATACGCGCGTACGACGTGGTCATGGCGGGCGACGTGTGCTTCGTCAAGGGTCTCGCCGAGGCGTTTCAATCGTGGCTTTCAGCGGtagccgaggacgacggctACGGCTgtgtcggcgcgggcggcggccggaCGGTCCTGTTGGGGGATCCCGCGAGGCAgacgcggtgggcgccgacggcggggtgggcggttggcgcgcggcgcgcggcggagtaCGAGGtggtgaccgcggcgactTCGGCTCTGACGGAGGGTGCGgccgcgaggatgacgacggtgTGGCGGGTCGATCGACCGGTGGTGTAG
- a CDS encoding predicted protein — MGFAAKASRAPRPTAARARRRIARPARASSSSPLHPGAGHVVGDLPSCVGWVRRLDRRGVAREFYVVGTVHTPGSASADEVRSVIERVKPNAVVLELDQERFDGVLATFMRDEDEDAMRRTRSPTPSPSSSSSSTSSSSSTAGTFAPLSLPYALASSARGYGADFVAGAAAAEAIGALVVLGDAKARSLPDELRARMTDDPADLRRVLRSLGYVARAFGSRGETRVLNTDPEANETLLEPRSNDTNESARTVSFAAALAEDPGKLSPLAGPLSILALGAAAFVRDLAAPGGVHAASTWIHAASTWLDVGLTLVALIATARSSEVLLEDRDGVLARSAARASACCDGMRRGRLRRVSYGFTADVEATATAAESAGPGPSGTPCFTLRSPLAAGETRRLNLFEPRWLSLMDRLAAENGGELVGATLGCMLGVSRRYVAEDWLSRRRGNDGNAAAVDSMRTAAVDSNESEGRPSYEPGAAPPEISRTTRRSADIVIEPWMRLARVTKCEEGKRAVTGARKLEVWIEGLADDDPSGPGFVPAVASVTAHPAGYLCARTSTDRTGGGGEGEDVVEEETAAAAWEWGESTERQTDEPVRVVCVVGLAHCNGVVDRLSAMELERWR, encoded by the coding sequence atggggttcgcggcgaaggcgagccgcgcccctcgccccacggcggctcgagcgcggcggcgcatcgcgcgccccgcccgcgcttcATCATCCTCCCCCCTCCATCCCGGGGCCggccacgtcgtcggcgacttGCCCTCGTGCGTGGGAtgggtccgccgcctcgaccggcgtggcgtcgctcgcgagtTCTACGTCGTGGGCACCGTGCACACGCCGGGGAGCGCGTCCGCAGACGAGGTCCGCTCCGTCATCGAACGCGTCAAACCCAACgcggtcgtcctcgagctcgaccaGGAGAGGTTCGACGGCGTGCTCGCCACGTTcatgcgcgacgaggacgaggacgcgatgAGACGGACGCGATCCCCAACcccatccccgtcgtcgtcgtcgtcgtcgacgtcgtcgtcgtcgtcgacggccgGCACGTTCGCGCCGCTGTCGCTACCGTACGCGCTCgcatcgtccgcgcgcggctACGGCGCGGActtcgtcgcgggcgccgccgcggcggaggccatcggcgccctcgtcgtcctgggcgacgccaaggcgagaTCGCTCccggacgagctccgcgcgaggatgacggACGATCCGGCGGACCTTCGCCGGGTCCTTCGCTCGCTCGGgtacgtcgcgcgcgccttcggATCCCGCGGGGAGACGCGAGTGTTGAACACCGACCCAGAAGCGAACGAGACGCTTCTAGAACCACGGTCGAACGATACGAACGAGTCGGCGCGAACGGtgagcttcgccgcggcgctcgccgaagACCCGGGGAAGctctcgccgctcgccggcCCGCTCTCTATCCtagcgctcggcgccgccgcgttcgttcGCGACCTGGCggcacccggcggcgtccacgcggcgtccacgtgGATCCACGCGGCATCCACGTGGCTCGACGTGGGGCTCACGCTCGTCGCGTTAAttgcgacggcgcgatcctcggaggtgctcctcgaggaccgcgacggcgtcctggcgcgcagcgcggcgagggcgtccgcgtgcTGCGACGGGATGAGGCGCGGGCGGTTGCGTCGGGTGTCGTACGGGttcaccgcggacgtcgaggcgacggcgacggcggcggagtcggcgGGGCCGGGGCCGAGTGGAACGCCGTGCTTCACGCttcgctcgccgctcgccgcgggggagacTCGGCGGCTGAACCTGTTCGAACCGAGGTGGCTGAGTTTGATGGacaggctcgcggcggagaacgGGGGCGAGCTGGTGGGCGCCACGTTGGGGTGCATGCTGGGCGTGAGCAGGCggtacgtcgccgaggattGGCTgagcaggcggcgcgggaacgACGGGAACGCAGCCGCGGTCGATTCGATGCGCACAGCCGCGGTCGATTCGAACGAGAGCGAAGGACGCCCGTCGTACGAACCGGGCGCCGCACCACCAGAAATCTCTCGCACCACAAGGAGGTCCGCGGACATCGTCATCGAGCCGTGGATGCGACTCGCCAGGGTGACCAAGTGCGAGGAGGGTAAACGagcggtgacgggcgcgaggaagCTGGAGGTTTGGATCGAGGGGCTCGCGGATGACGATCCATCCGGGCCAGGGTTCGtccccgcggtcgcgtcggtgacggcgcaTCCCGCGGGGTACCTCTGCGCGCGAACGAGCACGGACCgtaccggcggcggcggcgagggcgaggatgtggtggaggaggagacggcggcggcggcgtgggagtGGGGGGAGTCGACGGAACGACAAACGGACGAGCCGGTGCGCGTGGTTTGCGTGGTGGGGCTGGCGCACTGCAACGGGGTCGTCGATCGCCTCTCCGCGATGGAGCTCGAGCGCtggcggtga
- a CDS encoding predicted protein, with product MIHADADVDAAYLQDGSLDDVDEGASRDVPNDRSESDSDEIDVMDAGASPPNGSDTTTTTTTTTDSPISVSNRETNDEREATTKQMGKLTVGGGAAEVIPLIDETEFPPLGR from the coding sequence ATGAttcacgcggacgcggacgttgACGCCGCCTACCTCCAGGATGGATCGCTCGACGAtgtcgacgagggcgcgtcgcgagacgTCCCGAACGACCGGTCGGAgtccgactcggacgagatcgacgtcatggacgcgggggcgtcgcctcCGAACGGTTCCgatacgacgacgacgacgacgacgacgacggactcGCCCATCAGCGTCTCAAACCGGGAGACGAACGATGAGAGGGAGGCGACGACCAAACAGATGGGGAAGCTgacggtgggcggcggcgcggcggaggtcatACCCCTCATCGACGAGACGGAGTTCCCGCCGCTGGGCAGATGA
- a CDS encoding predicted protein: TVYVREIPAGASEADVHDHFYTCGAVRECRVSADPHPPSKTDAGAGPDTNKKTRVAFVAFETENAVREALTMDGSLLLGEPIQVMPSRTEVMPVNPGLLPRTEEERERCARTVYVSNVDPDVRSNELRSALEAIADGKIAALHL; the protein is encoded by the coding sequence ACCGTGTACGTGCGAGAGAttcccgcgggcgcgtcggaggcggacgTCCACGATCACTTCTACACGtgcggcgccgtgcgcgagtGCAGGGTTTCGGCGGACCCGCACCCGCCCTCCaagacggacgcgggcgcgggcccTGACACGAATAAGaagacgcgcgtcgcgtttGTCGCGTTTGAGACGGAAAACGCGGTGCGGGAAGCCTTGACGATGGACGGGTCGCTCCTGCTCGGCGAACCCATCCAGGTGATGCCCTCGCGCACGGAGGTGATGCCGGTGAATCCGGGATTACTGCCGCggacggaggaggaacggGAGCGGTGTGCACGGACGGTGTACGTGTCGAACGTGGACCCCGACGTGCGATCGAATGAGTTGCGctcggcgctggaggcgatcgccgacgGGAAGATCGCGGCGCTTCACCTG
- a CDS encoding NhaA Na+:H+ antiporter family (sodium ion:proton antiporter) yields MASMMISGLAGARVGPAAVSRKSSVRARAGQSIRMKSFPARRAVELATVASLVAPGGAQSGANLRYASISSAAGKSPRVESIAFNDPTPAPWYAREFDVHIALDKGLGSIMLLGATALSLYLANSGYAHDFIHFWEHFHFGPKAIGLFLNAHEWVNEGLMAIFFFNVGLEIKREFAFGSLSDIKAALLPCFGALGGMIAPMGIYLALNMVNGGITAGWAIPMATDIAFAMGVYNFFKNRMPPAVAAFLLTLATVDDLGAIAVIAVCFAKGIVPAYLAASAAITGALFVACKKKVTSMAVYGGLGVALWYALLKGGINADIAGVVAALAVPAAAPAPPGSHAHGMEEGMEPTLLDDLIHSLHPISSLLIMPCFALANCAVPVDASALGGVVGTPVGRGIMAGLLLGKPLGIFALCYGAVKMGICSFPKGMNGKHLVTVGMLAGIGFTMSLFLIEQALVGMPAAAVSAKLAILCSSGIAAVIGGFAMTRFPVYFCEIVCDEDEGCRPELYEEQVFKAENDCDEVACTPKFLTEGEEESA; encoded by the exons ATGGCATCCATGATGATCTCCGgactcgccggcgcgcgtgtcggaccggcggcggtctcccGCAAGTCCTCCGTCCGAGCAAGGGCGGGCCAGTCGATTCGGATGAAGTCCTTccccgctcgacgcgcggtggaactcgcgaccgtcgcctccctcgtcgctcccggcggcgctcaGAGCGGCGCCAACCTCAGGTACGCTTCCATCTCC TCCGCCGCAGGTAAGAGCCCCCGCGTCGAGTCCATCGCGTTCAACGAtcccacgcccgcgccgtggtACGCGCGCGAGTTCGACGTGCACATCGCGCTCGACAAGGGCCTCGGCTCCATCATGCTCCtgggcgccaccgcgctctcgCTCTACCTCGCCAACTCGGGGTACGCGCACGACTTCATCCATTTCTGGGAGCACTTTCACTTCGGACCCAAGGCCATCGGTCTGTTCCTCAACGCGCACGAGTGGGTCAACGAGGGTCTGATGGCCATCTTCTTCTTCAACGTCGGACTCGAGATCAAGCGCGAGTTTGCGTTTGGTTCCCTCTCGGACATcaaggcggcgctcctcccgtGCTTCGGCGCGCTGGGCGGCATGATCGCGCCCATGGGCATCTACCTCGCGCTCAACATGGTCAACGGCGGCATCACCGCGGGCTGGGCCATCCCCATGGCCACCGACATCGCCTTCGCGATGGGCGTCTACAACTTCTTCAAGAACCGCATGCCcccggccgtcgcggctttCCTCCTCacgctcgccaccgtcgacgacctcggcgccatcgccgtcatCGCGGTTTGCTTCGCTAAGGGTATCGTCCCCGCGTAcctggcggcgtccgcggccatcACCGGGGCGCTCTTCGTCGCGTGCAAGAAGAAGGTGACCAGCATGGCCGTCTACGGCGGGTTGGGCGTCGCGCTGTGGTACGCGCTTCTCAAGGGTGGCAtcaacgcggacatcgccggcgtcgtcgccgcgctcgcggttcccgcggcggcgcccgctcCCCCCGGCAGCCACGCGCACGGCATGGAGGAGGGCATGGAACCCACGCTCTTGGACGACCTCATCCACAGCCTCCACCCCATCTCGTCGCTGCTCATCATGCCGTGCTTTGCCCTCGCCAACTGCGCGGTGCCagtcgacgcctccgcgctcggcggcgtcgtcggcacgCCCGTCGGCCGCGGGATCATGGCGGGCCTGCTCCTGGGCAAGCCGCTCGGTATCTTCGCGCTGTGCTACGGCGCGGTCAAGATGGGAATCTGCTCGTTCCCCAAGGGCATGAACGGTAAACACCTCGTCACTGTCGGGATGCTCGCGGGCATCGGCTTCACGATGTCGCTGTTCCTCATCGAGCAGGCGCTCGTGGGcatgcccgccgcggcggtgtccgccAAGCTGGCCATCCTGTGCTCGtccggcatcgccgcggtcatcggCGGCTTCGCCATGACCCGATTCCCCGTGTACTTCTGCGAGATTGtctgcgacgaggacgagggttGCAGGCCCGAGCTGTACGAGGAACAGGTTTTCAAGGCGGAGAACGACTGCGACGAGGTTGCGTGCACGCCAAAGTTCCTgaccgagggcgaggaggagtcCGCCTAG
- the CDH1-CCS52 gene encoding predicted protein (CDH1-Ccs52 - Anaphase promoting complex - Control cell division cycle), which yields MSTPGTPNVKTPGGKRPTVYSDRFVPSRSASAGLQGFNLLDTGSPPASASHPNSGEREDTSAAYSTLLRSEMLGENGASILGASPVNPSKKLFRFKSDGVLSEGINAADSPYSLSPVGGDDALNGRHPQRRSHRKIARSPFKVLDAPALQDDFYLNLVDWSSHNVLAVGLGTCVYLWSACTSRVTKLCDLGPGDSVCSVGWTQRGTYLAVGTNNGEVQIWDATRCKRIRSMGGHRTRVGTLAWSSSTLSSGSRDRNILQRDVRAPEHYTSKLSGHKSEVCGLKWSYDDRELASGGNDNQLYVWSANSTHPLLRYSDHTAAVKAIAWSPHQHGLLASGGGTADRCIRFWNTTTNTPLSCIDTGSQVCNLVWSKNVNELVSTHGYSQNQIIVWRYPNMSKLATLTGHTLRVLYLAISPDGQTVVTGAGDETLRFWNVFPGPKSQGSVHDNSVWSMGRTHIR from the exons ATGTCCACGCCTGGCACACCCAACGTAAAGACTCCGGGAGGCAAGCGCCCCACGGTCTACTCCGATCGGTTCGTGCCGAGCcggtcggcgtccgcgggccTGCAAGGATTCAACCTGCTCGACACCGGGTctccgcccgcgagcgcttCGCATCCGAACTCCGGCGAACGAGAG GATACCTCCGCGGCGTATTCGACGCTTCTTCGCTCGGAGATGCTGGGTGAGAACGGCGCATCCATACTGGGCGCATCGCCCGTCAA TCCAAGTAAGAAGCTGTTCAGGTTCAAGAGCGACGGCGTCTTGTCCGAAGGGATCAACGCGGCGGATTCGCCGTATTCCCTCtcgcccgtcggcggcgacgacgcgctcaacgGCCGCCACCCGCAGCGCCGGTCGCACCGCAAGATTGCCCGGTCACCGTTCAAGGTGCTGGACGCCCCGGCGTTGCAGGACGACTTCTACCTCAACCTGGTGGACTGGTCCTCGCACAACGTCCTCGCGGTGGGACTCGGAACGTGCGTGTACCTGTGGAGCGCGTGCACCAGCCGCGTGACCAAGCTCTGCGACCTGGGCCCCGGGGACTCGGTGTGCTCGGTGGGGTGGACGCAGCGGGGCACGTACCTGGCGGTGGGCACCAACAACGGCGAGGTGCAGATatgggacgcgacgcggtgcaAGAGGATACGGAGCATGGGGGGGCACAGGACGAGGGTGGGGACGCTggcgtggtcgtcgtccacgctgTCGTCGGGCTCGCGGGACAGGAACATCTTGCAGAGGGACGTTCGAGCCCCCGAGCACTACACCAGCAAGCTCAGCGGGCACAAGTCCGAGGTGTGCGGTTTAAAGTGGAGCTACGACGACAGGGAActggcgagcggcgggaacgATAACCAGCTCTACGTGTGGTCGGCGAACTCGACGCACCCGCTGCTGAGGTATTCTGAccacaccgcggcggtgaaggccATCGCGTGGTCGCCGCATCAGCACGGCCTAttggcgagcggcggcggcaccgccgaTCGTTGCATCCGGTTCTGGAACACCACCACGAACACCCCGCTGAGCTGCATAGACACCGGCTCGCAGGTGTGCAACCTGGTGTGGAGCAAAAACGTAAACGAGCTCGTCTCCACGCACGGGTACTCGCAGAACCAGATCATTGTGTGGAGGTACCCCAACATGTccaagctcgcgacgctgacgGGGCACACGCTCAGGGTGCTGTACCTGGCGATATCTCCCGACGGACAGACGGTGGTGACGGGCGCCGGAGACGAGACGCTTCGGTTTTGGAACGTGTTCCCGGGGCCGAAGAGCCAGGGGAGCGTGCACGACAACTCGGTGTGGTCCATGGGACGGACCCACATACGGTGA
- a CDS encoding predicted protein produces the protein MADTVEGRRLEMSGFGECDVDKVPPLEAWGDVGRMAVLGVVSAFSKFVTSIMNRTTCTNYETFYHHVTQRRRPNGLITVSNHASTFDDPGLLSWMIPWRYFLSEPTHRGIRWTMCTSEICAKNALVHKFFAAGKTVPITRGGGINQAVMGTMAERVSRGDWLHIFPEGRVTKVPNELGRLKWGLGKMLCDIDERGGPAPTVLPFWHSGMEKVKRYGVMWFYPFNHVHVTVGEPIDFADLTARCGKCKTDKAREELFRSMTDRVEERMREIRAKNLEERHRARG, from the coding sequence ATGGCGGACACGGTCGAGGGCCGCCGGCTCGAGATGTCCGGCTTCGGCGAGTGCGACGTGGACAAGGTCCCGCCCCTCGAGGCGtggggcgacgtcggcagGATGGctgtcctcggcgtcgtcagcGCCTTCTCCAAGTTCGTCACGTCCATCATGAACCGCACGACGTGCACAAACTACGAGACGTTTTACCACCACGTCACCCAGCGCCGGCGACCGAACGGGCTCATCACCGTGAGCAACCACGCGAGCACGTTCGACGATCCCGGCCTGCTCTCGTGGATGATACCGTGGCGCTACTTTCTCAGCGAACCGACGCACAGGGGGATCCGCTGGACGATGTGCACGTCGGAGATTTGCGCGAAGAACGCGCTGGTGCACAagttcttcgccgcgggtaaGACGGTGCCCatcacgcgcggcggcgggatcaaCCAGGCGGTCATGGGGACGATGGCGGAGCGCGTCTCTCGGGGAGACTGGCTTCACATCTTCCCGGAGGGCCGCGTGACCAAGGTTCCCAACGAGCTCGGCCGCCTGAAATGGGGCCTGGGTAAGATGCTCTGCGACATCGACGAAAGGGGCGGGCCGGCACCGACCGTCCTGCCCTTCTGGCACAGCGGCATGGAGAAGGTGAAGCGATACGGCGTGATGTGGTTCTATCCCTTCAACCACGTGCACGTCACCGTGGGCGAGCCAATCGACTTCGCGGACCTCACCGCGAGATGCGGAAAGTGCAAGACGGAcaaggcgagggaggaacTGTTCAGGAGCATGACCGACAGGGTGGAGGAGCGCATGCGGGAGATTCGCGCGAAAAACTTGGAGGAGAGGCACCGTGCGCGCGGATGA
- a CDS encoding hypothetical protein (distantly related to glycosyltransferases; unknown protein) has translation MRRGAAFALALALLATAAWTPIGAAREKTPNLDPTAGHRLRGGAPLFDTDNDPSTIAPGRGEIGPTAPAPATALAVPEIPKVLHVVWKTEKLPKFAEKYVKSWTDNHPGWEVRRWTDESMAAFVKEHFPRDVAMFRSFPTGVFRADTFRYMLMSIIGGVYVDLDMESLRPIDPLLRGQRCLVGQEPSAHAALIVSVPRHACNAWLASAPGVPFWDEVLAEVRVRSKGVMSRWNPPSVTGPEMLGSVMDRTGHGDGGCGLVDPPEALYPAVDKSAFNSMRERCEGMAPPAGGCPTPEYVLRGLAPTGPHAAVAGVAVRGEAPVEISLGEPIGEAPTMAWVCCRLAREGFVNPDREEMVRRGSFALHHWVHTWLDGPDARVTNVWRRRNILDDDREW, from the coding sequence ATGAGGCGAGGCGCCGCTTTTGCgttggcgctcgcgctgctcgcgacggcggcgtggacccccatcggcgccgcgcgcgagaagaCCCCGAACCTCGACCCGACCGCGggccaccgcctccgcggaggcgcgcccCTGTTCGACACCGACAACGACCCGAGCACGATCGCCCCGGGACGAGGCGAGATCGGACcaaccgcgcccgcgccggccacCGCGTTGGCCGTCCCGGAGATCCCCAAGGTGCTCCACGTCGTCTGGAAGACCGAAAAGCTGCCCAAGTTCGCGGAGAAGTACGTCAAGTCGTGGACGGACAACCACCCGGGCTGGGAGGTCCGCCGGTGGACCGACGAGTCCATGGCTGCATTCGTCAAGGAGCACTttccgcgcgacgtcgccatgTTCCGATCCTTCCCCACCGGCGTCTTCAGGGCGGACACGTTCAGGTACATGCTCATGTCCATCATCGGGGGCGTGTACGTCGATCTCGACATGGAGTCCCTACGGCCCATCGACCCGTTGCTGAGGGGCCAGAGGTGTTTAGTTGGTCAGGAACCtagcgcgcacgcggcgctcatcgtcTCCGTCCCTCGGCACGCGTGCAACGCGtggctcgcgtccgcgccgggcgtaCCTTTTTGGGACGAGGTTTTGGCTGAGGTGAGGGTTCGGTCAAAAGGGGTGATGTCGCGGTGGAACCCCCCGAGCGTCACCGGGCCGGAGATGCTGGGTTCGGTGATGGATCGGACGGgtcacggcgacgggggttgCGGGCTGGTGGATCCGCCCGAGGCCTTGTACCCGGCGGTTGATAAGAGCGCGTTCAACTCGATGAGGGAGCGGTGCGAGgggatggcgccgccggctggCGGGTGTCCGACGCCGGAGTACGTCCTGCGTGGgttggcgccgacggggccgcacgcggcggtcgcgggcgtGGCGGTGAGGGGCGAGGCGCCGGTTGAGATTTCGTTGGGCGAGCCGATTGGggaggcgccgacgatggcgtggGTGTGCTGCAggctggcgcgcgaggggttCGTCAACCCCGACAGGGAGGAGATGGTGAGGCGTGGGTCGTTCGCGTTGCATCACTGGGTGCACACGTGGCTGGACGGGCCGGACGCCCGCGTGACCAACGtgtggaggaggaggaacaTCCTGGACGACGATCGTGAGTGGTGA
- a CDS encoding predicted protein has protein sequence MHSYSVRANNVLSFAVSVWMVLCAMATASDFFHKADPVVSVKLAKVERFLRVGRNDEAHLAFEIDADLTSVFSWNTKQLFVWLAAEYSTPKHVKSSVSVWDRIVESKEDAHLVLPFVRNKYKLVDNGAGLRGNVVNLTMGWQIMPRVGVLRKDNVTFPAAFTLSEEYPEPPQPQQRRTGVYAHPR, from the exons atGCACTCGTACTCGGTGAGGGCCAACAATGTGCTCTCTTTCGCGGTGTCGGTGTGGATGGTGCTGTGCGccatggcgacggcgtcgg ACTTCTTCCACAAGGCGGATCCCGTCGTGAGCGTCAAGCTCGCCAAGGTGGAGCGCTTCCTTCGCGTCGGCCGCAACGACGAGGCGCACCTCGCGTtcgagatcgacgccgaTCTCACCTCCGTCTTCTCGTGGAACACCAAGCAGCTCTTCGTgtggctcgccgcggagtaCTCGACGCCCAAGCACGTGAAGTCCTCGGTGAGCGTGTGGGACCGTATCGTGGAGAGCAAGGAGGACGCGCACCTCGTGCTGCCGTTCGTCAGGAACAAGTATAAGCTCGTGGACAACGGCGCGGGGCTGAGAGGGAACGTCGTCAACCTGACGATGGGGTGGCAGATCATGCCGAGGGTCGGGGTGCTGCGGAAGGATAACGTGACGTTTCCGGCCGCGTTTACGCTGTCAGAGGAGTACCCGgagccgccgcagccgcagcaaCGGCGGACCGGGGTGTACGCGCACCCTCGATGA